A window of the Cystobacter fuscus genome harbors these coding sequences:
- a CDS encoding LysE family translocator, which produces MELLLTVLVAFAFGFIGSMPLTGPVAVMVFSECLRGHHGVALRVGLGAALAEACYAAVAFWGFTHFFSAHPAVLPVSKGLSALLLVALGVYFARWSPRGDSALEPERHVTGFLVGFSVSALNPTLLATWSGVVAFLYARQLVHFTHLGVLPFGFGAGAGVACWEAALVGLLWRHGRRFSLRAMTWVVRGMGVLLLGGSVVSGMDFVRSFQR; this is translated from the coding sequence ATGGAGTTGCTCCTCACCGTGCTCGTCGCCTTCGCGTTCGGCTTCATCGGCTCCATGCCGCTGACGGGGCCCGTGGCGGTGATGGTGTTCTCCGAGTGCTTGCGAGGGCATCATGGCGTGGCCCTGCGCGTGGGCCTGGGCGCCGCGCTGGCGGAGGCCTGCTATGCCGCCGTGGCCTTCTGGGGCTTCACCCACTTCTTCTCCGCGCACCCCGCCGTGCTCCCCGTGTCCAAGGGCCTGAGCGCGCTGCTGCTCGTGGCGCTCGGGGTGTACTTCGCCCGGTGGTCCCCACGAGGGGACTCGGCGCTCGAGCCGGAGCGGCACGTGACGGGGTTCCTGGTGGGCTTCTCCGTGTCCGCGCTCAACCCCACGCTCCTGGCCACCTGGAGCGGCGTCGTTGCCTTCCTCTACGCGCGGCAGCTCGTCCACTTCACGCACCTGGGCGTGCTGCCCTTCGGATTCGGCGCGGGCGCGGGCGTGGCGTGCTGGGAGGCCGCGCTCGTGGGCCTGCTGTGGCGCCACGGCCGGCGCTTCTCCCTCCGCGCGATGACCTGGGTGGTGCGGGGCATGGGTGTCCTGCTGCTCGGGGGCTCTGTCGTCTCCGGGATGGATTTCGTCCGAAGCTTCCAGCGGTGA
- a CDS encoding aldo/keto reductase, whose protein sequence is MRDSSKRFSPPGPLGFGGAPLGNMFNRVNEETAEGALLAAWDSGIRYFDTAPMYGCGLSEHRFGRVLRRFERDAYVLSTKVGRLLLPDPRAPENLGPFLGVLPFRVQYDYSAEGARRSIEDSLQRLGVGRIDVAYIHDVAEDHHGPGWKEVFATAMKGAARELTRMREEGLIRAWGLGVNRVEACQKALEESDPDVFLLAGRYSLLDLTALDTLFPACAARGVKVVVGGPYNSGLLAGGSTFEYAEAPPEQVAARDRVAAVCQRHGVDIKAAALQFCAAHPVVASVIPGAKSGERVRQNVELMRQSIPGAFWRELKQEGLLPAHAPTPGN, encoded by the coding sequence ATGCGCGACAGCTCGAAGCGTTTCTCACCCCCCGGCCCGCTCGGCTTCGGGGGCGCCCCCCTGGGCAACATGTTCAACCGCGTGAACGAGGAGACGGCCGAGGGCGCCCTGCTGGCGGCCTGGGACAGCGGCATCCGCTACTTCGATACCGCGCCCATGTACGGGTGTGGCCTGTCCGAGCACCGCTTCGGCCGCGTGCTGCGCCGCTTCGAGCGCGACGCCTACGTGCTGTCCACCAAGGTGGGCCGGCTGCTCCTCCCCGACCCGAGAGCGCCCGAGAACCTGGGGCCCTTCCTCGGGGTGCTGCCCTTCCGGGTGCAGTACGACTACTCGGCCGAGGGCGCGCGCCGGTCCATCGAGGACAGCCTGCAGCGGCTCGGCGTGGGGCGCATCGACGTGGCCTACATCCACGACGTGGCCGAGGACCATCACGGCCCGGGGTGGAAGGAGGTGTTCGCCACGGCGATGAAGGGAGCGGCGCGGGAGCTGACGCGGATGCGCGAGGAGGGCCTCATCCGCGCCTGGGGGCTGGGGGTGAACCGGGTGGAGGCCTGCCAGAAGGCGCTGGAGGAGTCGGATCCAGACGTGTTCCTGCTCGCGGGGCGCTACAGCCTGTTGGATCTCACGGCGCTGGACACGCTGTTTCCCGCCTGCGCCGCGCGCGGCGTGAAGGTGGTGGTGGGCGGCCCCTACAACTCGGGGCTGCTCGCGGGCGGCAGCACGTTCGAGTACGCGGAAGCACCCCCCGAGCAGGTGGCCGCGCGCGACCGGGTGGCGGCGGTGTGCCAGCGGCATGGCGTGGACATCAAGGCGGCGGCGCTCCAGTTCTGCGCCGCGCATCCGGTGGTGGCCTCGGTGATTCCCGGCGCCAAGAGCGGCGAGCGGGTGCGCCAGAACGTGGAGCTGATGCGCCAGTCCATCCCCGGCGCGTTCTGGCGGGAGCTGAAGCAGGAGGGCCTTTTGCCCGCGCACGCGCCGACGCCGGGGAACTGA
- a CDS encoding Flp family type IVb pilin, with the protein MLLNLRLLMNARLAPSPRSSAPWRRRGQNLTEFALITFLVAVGTIGVVGLFGDNLRQLFGTSSESIAGASTAQNGGTAPSSDLSKWSIKGASGDTGNPGGSSNSGSAER; encoded by the coding sequence ATGTTGCTTAACCTGCGCCTCCTCATGAACGCCCGCCTCGCTCCGTCCCCCCGAAGCTCCGCGCCGTGGCGCCGGAGGGGTCAGAACCTCACCGAGTTCGCCCTCATCACGTTCCTCGTGGCCGTGGGGACGATCGGGGTGGTGGGGCTGTTCGGCGACAACCTGCGCCAGCTCTTCGGGACGAGCTCGGAATCCATCGCGGGTGCATCGACCGCGCAGAACGGGGGGACCGCGCCCTCCTCGGACCTGAGCAAGTGGAGCATCAAGGGCGCGAGTGGCGACACGGGCAACCCGGGCGGGAGCTCGAACTCCGGGAGCGCGGAAAGATAG
- a CDS encoding protein kinase domain-containing protein, whose translation MASPPRPPSAQPPSPACLKPHEVSLFLQGQLPPERRQRVEAHLGGCARCRAELAPTAADPPRDSRPAAPVRPSEPPSQDTTRTEDSQDATRAEGSRAAPRPQASAAPQDFEPGSRVGRYVIERVLGTGGMGAVYLAHDPELHRRVAIKRLHSWMSERPEHEEHKTRFLREAQAMASVSHPNVVTIHDLLHVEGRFFVAMEYVEGTTLREWSRTPRSTRQILEIFRHAGAGLAAAHAAGLIHRDIKPSNILIGVDGSVRVSDFGLARSREGLPDAPRSEGAPGQERWLGQELTRAGLVVGTPGYMAPEQMTLLFPVDERSDQFSFCVALYETLHGCRPFAGDNDAEVEWNIRTRRFQPSSTRTRVPPWLSDVVLRGLSHDPKERFPSMEALLQALARDPAREQESARNRVRRRVRRGVLLGALATALVMALAPTHAWRGFEERAQGLLLTARPRPWNKQVVLLAIDQPTIDTVGWPQPRHVQARMVEALGRAGVKALGIDSFLYLPARDGPSADAALGEAIARYGRVVLAAPCTFEANDKAQALAQRLESSSLAPGPSPRFGCQGVLAPQEPLLRGSVVAQVEVARSASGNVRGAYLLSNLAGRALPTFALGMYMRGLGLPISDILQEPDGVRLGALHVPTDDSSAVLASFRRPGATDVLSYGALYAELAQAREPVFPPALAEHLKDKYVLVGQTAESVRDLGPFANGQTLPLVLLHASLLSDLLEARPVRELPLGLQLALIALCGALLTGAVLVLRPSLTFASVLVVLLGVVGGALLLAERGVVLGPLGPMVASVLVFGLVLAGRISADEQERSRMRHTFEGYVDDAELERLVSASEGVLSLEGSRQRVSVLFAWVQGATGALERLPPEEVVGELREVLDGVVHEVLARKGRVDSLRGEGVLAVFGDPQRMVDHARRAVEAALAVRSRLEARATSRVALEVRVGVATGEALVGNVGSRGGRWEYTVLGSPMDQARQLARHAPRGGVLVSADTQASCGRRFDFTPTRGTEAGQLAFVVRDGGGSQAA comes from the coding sequence ATGGCCTCCCCGCCTCGTCCTCCCTCCGCGCAGCCTCCCTCTCCAGCGTGTCTGAAGCCGCACGAGGTCTCCCTCTTCCTCCAGGGACAGCTTCCTCCCGAGCGGCGGCAGCGGGTGGAGGCCCACCTGGGCGGGTGCGCGCGGTGCCGGGCGGAACTCGCCCCGACCGCCGCGGATCCCCCCCGCGACTCGCGCCCCGCCGCCCCGGTGCGGCCCTCCGAGCCTCCCTCCCAGGACACGACGCGCACGGAGGACTCCCAGGACGCGACGCGCGCCGAGGGCTCCCGGGCAGCGCCGCGACCCCAGGCCTCCGCCGCACCCCAGGACTTCGAGCCCGGCAGCCGCGTGGGCCGCTACGTCATCGAGCGCGTGCTGGGCACCGGTGGCATGGGCGCCGTCTACCTGGCTCATGACCCCGAGCTGCACCGTCGGGTGGCCATCAAGCGGCTGCACTCCTGGATGTCCGAGCGCCCGGAGCACGAGGAGCACAAGACCCGCTTCCTGCGCGAGGCGCAGGCCATGGCGAGCGTCTCGCATCCCAACGTGGTCACCATCCATGACCTGCTCCACGTCGAGGGCCGGTTCTTCGTGGCCATGGAATACGTGGAGGGCACCACGCTGCGCGAGTGGTCCCGGACGCCCCGCTCCACGCGTCAGATCCTGGAGATCTTCCGTCATGCAGGCGCGGGGCTGGCCGCCGCGCACGCCGCGGGCCTCATCCACCGCGACATCAAGCCGAGCAACATCCTCATCGGCGTGGACGGCTCGGTGCGGGTGTCGGACTTCGGACTGGCCCGCTCCCGGGAGGGCCTCCCGGACGCCCCACGGTCCGAGGGCGCACCCGGACAGGAGCGGTGGCTCGGCCAGGAGTTGACCCGGGCGGGGTTGGTGGTGGGCACGCCCGGGTACATGGCGCCCGAGCAGATGACCCTCCTGTTCCCCGTCGACGAGCGCAGCGACCAGTTCAGCTTCTGCGTGGCGCTGTACGAGACGCTCCACGGCTGTCGGCCCTTCGCGGGTGACAACGACGCGGAAGTGGAGTGGAACATCCGGACCCGGCGCTTCCAGCCCTCGAGCACCCGCACCCGCGTGCCGCCGTGGTTGAGCGACGTGGTGCTGCGTGGGTTGAGCCATGACCCCAAGGAGCGCTTCCCCAGCATGGAGGCGCTGCTCCAAGCGCTCGCGAGAGACCCCGCGCGCGAGCAGGAGAGCGCCCGGAACCGGGTGCGACGGCGGGTGCGGCGCGGCGTGCTGCTGGGCGCGCTGGCCACCGCGCTCGTGATGGCCCTGGCGCCCACGCACGCCTGGCGCGGCTTCGAGGAGCGCGCGCAGGGGTTGCTGCTGACGGCCCGTCCCCGGCCGTGGAACAAGCAGGTGGTGCTGCTCGCCATCGATCAGCCCACCATCGACACGGTGGGCTGGCCCCAGCCACGCCACGTCCAGGCGAGGATGGTGGAGGCGCTCGGGCGGGCCGGGGTGAAGGCGCTCGGAATCGACTCCTTCCTCTACCTGCCGGCGCGAGACGGCCCCAGCGCGGACGCGGCCCTGGGCGAGGCCATCGCCCGGTACGGCCGGGTGGTGCTGGCCGCGCCCTGTACCTTCGAGGCCAACGACAAGGCCCAGGCGCTGGCCCAGCGGCTCGAGTCCTCCTCCCTCGCCCCGGGCCCCTCGCCCCGCTTCGGGTGCCAGGGCGTGCTCGCGCCCCAGGAGCCCCTGCTGCGCGGCTCGGTGGTGGCGCAGGTGGAGGTGGCGCGCTCGGCCTCCGGCAACGTCCGCGGCGCATACCTGTTGTCGAACCTGGCGGGACGGGCCCTGCCCACGTTCGCGCTGGGCATGTACATGCGGGGCCTGGGGCTGCCCATCTCCGACATCCTCCAGGAGCCGGACGGCGTGCGACTGGGTGCCCTGCACGTGCCCACCGACGACAGCAGCGCCGTGCTGGCCAGCTTCCGCAGGCCCGGGGCCACGGACGTGCTCTCCTACGGCGCGCTCTACGCGGAGCTCGCCCAGGCACGCGAGCCCGTCTTCCCCCCGGCGCTGGCCGAGCACCTCAAGGACAAGTACGTGCTGGTGGGGCAGACGGCGGAGAGCGTGCGCGACCTGGGCCCCTTCGCCAATGGTCAGACGTTGCCGCTGGTGCTGCTGCACGCCTCGCTCCTGAGCGATCTGCTGGAGGCGCGGCCCGTGCGCGAGCTGCCCCTGGGACTGCAACTCGCGCTCATCGCCCTGTGTGGCGCGCTGCTGACGGGGGCGGTGCTGGTGCTGCGCCCCTCGCTGACGTTCGCCTCGGTGCTGGTGGTGCTGCTCGGGGTGGTGGGCGGAGCGCTGCTGCTGGCCGAGCGCGGGGTGGTGCTCGGGCCCCTGGGGCCCATGGTGGCCTCGGTACTGGTCTTCGGTCTGGTGCTCGCGGGGCGCATCTCCGCCGACGAGCAGGAGCGCTCGCGGATGCGTCACACCTTCGAGGGCTATGTGGATGACGCCGAGCTGGAGCGGCTGGTGTCCGCCTCGGAGGGGGTGCTGAGCCTGGAGGGCTCCCGCCAGCGCGTGTCGGTGCTGTTCGCCTGGGTGCAGGGTGCCACGGGCGCCCTGGAGCGCCTGCCTCCCGAGGAGGTGGTGGGCGAGCTGCGCGAGGTCCTCGACGGGGTGGTGCACGAGGTGCTCGCGCGCAAGGGGCGCGTGGACTCGCTGCGCGGCGAGGGGGTGCTCGCGGTGTTCGGGGATCCGCAGCGGATGGTGGACCATGCGCGGCGCGCGGTGGAGGCGGCGCTGGCGGTGCGGTCCCGGCTGGAGGCGCGGGCCACGTCCCGGGTGGCCCTGGAGGTGCGCGTGGGCGTGGCCACCGGCGAGGCGCTGGTGGGCAACGTGGGCTCGCGGGGGGGCCGGTGGGAGTACACGGTGCTCGGCTCGCCGATGGATCAGGCGCGGCAACTGGCGCGGCACGCCCCTCGAGGAGGCGTGCTCGTCTCGGCGGACACCCAGGCGTCGTGCGGAAGGCGGTTCGACTTCACCCCCACGCGCGGCACCGAGGCGGGACAGCTCGCCTTCGTGGTGCGGGACGGCGGCGGGAGTCAGGCCGCGTGA
- a CDS encoding helix-turn-helix domain-containing protein yields MTAQHSSPDVLDAPRALEPIAATEATLHQVQRLMQLVNRDLRDEEGQPRFGLIGPDYTSERLPADVLTLLKQLLAILASGDAVTVVPVHQELTTQEAANLLNVSRQYLVQLLDEGKIPFHRTGTHRRLYSKDVLEYRAQRKRERRAQLDAMSQETQDAGGYPELE; encoded by the coding sequence ATGACCGCACAACATTCTTCTCCTGATGTCCTCGATGCTCCGCGGGCCCTAGAGCCTATTGCCGCGACCGAGGCCACCCTGCATCAAGTTCAGCGGCTCATGCAGCTCGTCAACCGAGACCTCCGCGACGAAGAAGGTCAGCCTCGATTCGGCCTGATCGGACCCGACTACACGTCCGAGCGACTTCCCGCGGACGTCCTCACCCTCCTGAAGCAACTCCTGGCCATCCTGGCATCGGGAGATGCCGTCACGGTCGTACCCGTGCACCAGGAACTCACGACCCAAGAAGCGGCGAACCTGCTCAACGTGTCACGACAATACCTCGTGCAACTCCTCGATGAGGGGAAGATCCCCTTCCACCGCACGGGTACACACCGGCGGCTCTACAGCAAGGACGTCCTGGAGTACCGCGCACAGAGGAAGCGTGAACGTCGCGCACAGCTCGATGCGATGAGCCAGGAGACACAAGACGCGGGCGGCTATCCCGAGTTGGAATGA
- a CDS encoding PIN domain-containing protein, with protein MFPASFPVVLDANVLIPLSIRDTLLRAANEGLIQPYWSEEILDEVRRNLIRALQLPEEKATKLIRAMKEAFPEAMVSGHDWLIPAMRNDVNDRHVLAVAVHVGAQTIVTSNLRDFRKEHLPPRIQAQDPDTFLQHLFDQNRLIMMEVLCAQAEALRKPPMTLAQLLDGLAKSVPGFVEEVRRHRPLI; from the coding sequence GTGTTTCCCGCCTCATTCCCGGTTGTTCTCGATGCGAACGTGCTCATTCCGCTCAGCATCCGGGACACTCTGCTCCGCGCCGCCAATGAAGGGCTCATCCAGCCCTACTGGTCAGAGGAGATCCTGGACGAGGTACGACGCAACCTCATCCGGGCCCTCCAGCTTCCAGAAGAGAAGGCCACCAAGCTCATCCGCGCGATGAAGGAGGCATTTCCCGAAGCCATGGTCTCGGGACATGACTGGCTCATTCCGGCGATGCGCAATGACGTCAATGATCGGCACGTCCTCGCCGTGGCGGTGCATGTTGGCGCCCAGACCATCGTGACGAGCAACCTGCGTGACTTCCGAAAAGAGCACCTGCCCCCCAGAATCCAGGCCCAGGATCCGGACACGTTCCTCCAGCACCTCTTCGATCAAAACCGGCTCATCATGATGGAAGTGCTGTGTGCTCAAGCCGAGGCTCTCAGAAAGCCTCCCATGACGCTCGCTCAGCTTCTGGATGGATTGGCGAAGTCCGTCCCCGGGTTCGTCGAGGAGGTCCGCCGCCATCGCCCCCTGATTTGA
- the pgm gene encoding phosphoglucomutase (alpha-D-glucose-1,6-bisphosphate-dependent), with the protein MAHQYAGKPPPDSILINPDTLRSQYYSELPDVREPEQRVAFGTSGHRGSAARRSFNEAHILAVVQAICEYREKQGINGPLFLGMDTHALSEPAQRTALEVLAANEVRVRYTPGATPTPVISHAILTYNRGRQTGLADGIVITPSHNPPEDGGIKYNPPNGGPADTNITSWMEKRANELLGSGNAAVRRMPIERAQNVAHLERYDFITPYVEDLRNVVDLDVVRGAKLSIGADPLGGSNLDYWEPIAARYGLNLQVVNKTVDPTFRFMRVDHDGKIRMDCSSPYAMAGLVELKDRYDIAFGNDTDSDRHGIVTRSVGLMNPNHYLSVAISYLYRNRPQWKQDVGVGKTLVSSSMIDRVAGDLGRRVVEVPVGFKWFVDGLLDGSLGFGGEESAGASFLRHDGTVWSTDKDGIILDLLAVEILARTGKDPGVHYQELTKKFGAPLYTRIDQPATSAQKAVLKKLSPEAVRATTLAGEPITQRLTRAPGNNAELGGLKVVADNGWFAARPSGTEDVYKIYAESFRDQAHLDALVNEARQIVGDAFSRG; encoded by the coding sequence GTGGCCCATCAATACGCTGGCAAGCCCCCTCCCGATTCCATCCTCATCAACCCCGACACCCTGCGCTCGCAGTACTACTCGGAGCTGCCGGACGTGCGCGAGCCCGAGCAACGCGTGGCGTTTGGCACCTCGGGTCATCGTGGCTCGGCCGCGCGCCGCAGCTTCAACGAGGCGCACATCCTGGCTGTCGTTCAGGCCATCTGCGAGTACCGGGAGAAGCAGGGCATCAACGGCCCGCTGTTCCTGGGCATGGACACGCACGCGCTGAGCGAGCCCGCGCAGCGCACGGCGCTCGAGGTGCTCGCGGCCAACGAGGTGCGCGTGCGCTACACGCCCGGCGCGACGCCCACGCCCGTCATCTCCCACGCCATCCTCACCTACAACCGGGGGCGGCAGACGGGCCTGGCCGACGGCATCGTCATCACTCCCTCGCACAACCCGCCCGAGGACGGCGGCATCAAGTACAACCCGCCCAACGGCGGCCCGGCGGACACCAACATCACGAGCTGGATGGAGAAGCGCGCCAACGAGCTGCTCGGCTCGGGCAACGCGGCGGTGCGGCGCATGCCCATCGAGCGCGCGCAGAACGTGGCCCATCTGGAGCGCTACGACTTCATCACCCCGTACGTGGAAGACTTGCGCAACGTGGTGGACCTGGACGTGGTGCGCGGGGCGAAGCTGTCGATTGGCGCGGATCCGCTGGGGGGCTCGAACCTGGACTACTGGGAGCCCATCGCCGCGCGCTACGGGCTCAACCTCCAGGTGGTGAACAAGACGGTGGACCCCACCTTCCGCTTCATGCGCGTGGACCATGACGGGAAGATCCGCATGGACTGCTCGTCGCCCTACGCCATGGCGGGGCTGGTGGAGCTCAAGGACCGCTACGACATCGCGTTCGGCAACGACACGGACTCGGACCGGCATGGCATCGTGACGAGGAGCGTGGGGTTGATGAACCCCAACCACTACCTGTCCGTGGCCATCAGCTATCTCTACCGCAACCGGCCCCAGTGGAAGCAGGACGTGGGAGTGGGCAAGACGCTGGTGAGCAGCAGCATGATCGACCGCGTGGCGGGGGACCTGGGCAGGCGCGTGGTGGAAGTGCCGGTGGGCTTCAAGTGGTTCGTGGACGGGCTCTTGGATGGCTCGCTGGGCTTTGGCGGCGAGGAGAGCGCGGGTGCGTCCTTCCTGCGCCACGACGGCACCGTGTGGTCCACGGACAAGGATGGCATCATCCTGGACCTGCTGGCGGTGGAGATATTGGCGCGCACGGGCAAGGACCCGGGCGTGCACTACCAGGAGCTGACGAAGAAGTTCGGCGCGCCGCTGTACACGCGGATTGATCAGCCGGCCACGTCCGCGCAGAAGGCGGTGCTCAAGAAGCTGTCGCCGGAGGCGGTGCGGGCCACGACGCTGGCGGGCGAGCCCATCACCCAGCGGCTCACGCGCGCGCCGGGGAACAACGCGGAGCTGGGCGGGCTGAAGGTGGTGGCGGACAACGGGTGGTTCGCGGCGCGGCCCTCGGGTACGGAGGACGTGTACAAGATCTACGCGGAGAGCTTCCGGGACCAGGCGCACCTGGACGCGCTGGTGAACGAGGCGCGGCAGATCGTCGGCGACGCGTTCTCGCGCGGCTGA
- the glgC gene encoding glucose-1-phosphate adenylyltransferase, with product MSSKRILGMILAGGQGTRLAPLTAKRSKPAVPFGSKFRIIDFALSNFLNSGVYSIYVLTQFKAQSLTEHIQRGWRFGSGLLADYFITLVPAQMYLYEELGPVWYRGTADAIYQNLHLVENYRADNVAIFSGDHIYKMNVAHMLEQHEAARADITIAAYPTPLAEAHRFGVMQIDERGRITDFQEKVKNPPAMPHKPTHALASMGNYIFKRKVLEELLEIDAKTEGSQHDFGKDVLPRALRDGYHIQSYDFHSNPIPGQDRANTYWRDVGTLEAYHEASMDLVSANPEFDVFNPEWPLRTAVEFSPPAKFVHEAGERMGRALDSMVAGGSIISGGTVRQSILSRRVRVNSYSLVERSVLFDEVDIGRHAHVKNAIIDKGVRVPPHTKIGYDREQDKARGFTVTDSGIVVVPKNYKFD from the coding sequence ATGAGCAGCAAGCGCATCCTCGGAATGATTCTCGCGGGAGGCCAGGGCACACGCCTGGCGCCCTTGACGGCCAAACGCTCCAAGCCCGCCGTGCCGTTCGGCTCGAAGTTCCGCATCATCGACTTCGCGTTGAGCAACTTCCTCAACTCGGGCGTCTACTCCATCTACGTGCTCACGCAGTTCAAGGCGCAGTCGCTCACCGAGCACATCCAGCGTGGCTGGCGCTTCGGCTCGGGGCTGCTCGCCGACTACTTCATCACCCTGGTGCCCGCGCAGATGTACCTCTACGAGGAGCTGGGCCCGGTGTGGTACCGCGGCACGGCGGACGCCATCTACCAGAACCTCCACCTGGTGGAGAACTACCGCGCCGACAACGTGGCCATCTTCTCCGGTGATCACATCTACAAGATGAACGTGGCGCACATGCTCGAGCAGCACGAGGCCGCGCGCGCCGACATCACCATCGCCGCCTACCCCACGCCGCTCGCCGAGGCGCACCGCTTCGGCGTCATGCAGATCGACGAGCGCGGCCGCATCACCGACTTCCAGGAGAAGGTGAAGAACCCCCCGGCCATGCCGCACAAGCCCACGCACGCGCTGGCCAGCATGGGCAACTACATCTTCAAGAGGAAGGTGCTCGAGGAGCTGCTGGAGATCGACGCGAAGACCGAGGGCAGCCAGCACGACTTCGGCAAGGACGTGCTGCCGCGCGCGCTGCGCGACGGCTACCACATCCAGTCGTATGACTTTCACTCCAACCCCATCCCCGGCCAGGACCGCGCCAACACGTACTGGCGCGACGTGGGCACGCTCGAGGCCTACCACGAGGCCAGCATGGATCTGGTGTCGGCCAACCCCGAGTTCGACGTCTTCAACCCGGAGTGGCCGCTGCGCACCGCGGTGGAGTTCAGCCCTCCGGCCAAGTTCGTCCACGAGGCGGGCGAGCGCATGGGACGGGCGCTGGACTCCATGGTGGCCGGCGGCAGCATCATCTCCGGCGGCACCGTGCGCCAGAGCATCCTGTCGCGCCGCGTCCGGGTGAACTCCTACTCGCTCGTGGAGCGCTCGGTGCTCTTCGACGAGGTGGACATCGGCCGGCACGCCCACGTGAAGAACGCCATCATCGACAAGGGCGTGCGCGTGCCACCCCACACGAAGATTGGCTACGACCGGGAGCAGGACAAGGCGCGCGGCTTCACCGTGACGGACAGCGGCATCGTCGTGGTGCCCAAGAACTACAAGTTCGACTGA
- a CDS encoding aminotransferase class V-fold PLP-dependent enzyme, whose protein sequence is MRLPCQRHLFDLPEGLTWLNCAYMSPQSHAVTEAGREAVVRKARPWLLRPEDFFSESEALRRLFASLVEADAEGVALVPSVSYGMAVAASNVPVRVGQRLLVLAEEFPSNVYPWRELAGRSGGQMVTVRRPPDGDWTRAVLAELDERAALVALPHCHWTDGSLVDLERVGARAREVGAVLAVDATQSLGALPLSVERVRPDFLVTAGYKWMMGPYSLGYLYVAPRWREGRPLEHNWLTRAGSEDFARLVDYRDDFQPGARRFDVGERSNFALVPMALAALRQLSSWGVADIQETVGALTARLASGARSMGLEVAPEGLRAGHLMGLRNPGGYPPDVTAKLAARRVFVSVRGDSLRVSPHLYNTEADVDRLLEELDTFA, encoded by the coding sequence ATGCGCCTGCCCTGCCAACGCCACCTGTTCGACCTGCCCGAGGGCCTCACCTGGCTCAACTGCGCGTACATGTCGCCCCAGTCCCACGCCGTGACGGAGGCGGGGCGCGAGGCGGTGGTGCGCAAGGCGCGGCCCTGGCTGTTGCGGCCCGAGGACTTCTTCTCCGAGTCGGAGGCGCTGCGCCGGCTCTTCGCGAGCCTGGTGGAGGCGGACGCGGAGGGCGTGGCGCTGGTGCCCTCGGTGAGCTACGGCATGGCGGTGGCGGCGTCCAACGTGCCGGTGCGCGTGGGCCAGCGCCTGCTGGTGCTCGCCGAGGAGTTCCCCTCCAACGTGTACCCCTGGCGGGAGCTGGCCGGGCGCTCGGGCGGGCAGATGGTCACCGTGCGCCGGCCTCCGGACGGGGACTGGACGCGCGCGGTGCTCGCCGAGCTGGACGAGCGCGCGGCGCTGGTGGCGCTGCCGCACTGTCACTGGACGGATGGGAGCCTGGTGGACCTGGAGCGCGTGGGCGCCCGGGCGCGCGAGGTGGGCGCGGTGCTGGCGGTGGACGCGACGCAGTCGCTGGGCGCGCTGCCCCTGAGCGTGGAGCGGGTGCGGCCGGACTTCCTCGTGACGGCGGGCTACAAGTGGATGATGGGGCCCTACAGCCTGGGCTACCTCTACGTGGCGCCGCGCTGGCGCGAGGGCCGCCCGCTGGAGCACAACTGGCTCACGCGCGCGGGCAGCGAGGACTTCGCGCGCCTGGTGGACTACCGGGACGACTTCCAGCCGGGGGCGCGCCGCTTCGACGTGGGCGAGCGCAGCAACTTCGCGCTCGTGCCCATGGCGCTCGCGGCCCTGCGCCAGCTGTCCTCCTGGGGCGTGGCGGACATCCAGGAGACGGTGGGCGCGCTGACGGCGCGGCTGGCGTCCGGGGCGCGCTCGATGGGGCTGGAGGTGGCGCCCGAGGGCCTGCGCGCCGGTCACCTCATGGGCCTGCGCAACCCGGGGGGCTATCCCCCGGACGTGACGGCGAAGCTCGCGGCGCGCCGGGTGTTCGTGAGCGTGCGCGGTGACAGCCTGCGCGTCTCGCCCCACCTGTACAACACGGAGGCGGACGTGGACCGCCTCCTCGAGGAACTGGACACGTTCGCGTGA